A region of the Arsenicicoccus dermatophilus genome:
CCCGAGGAAGGGCCGGCCATCCACCTCCCCGACGTCGAGGCGCCGCTCGCCCGGCCGCCCGAGGGCCCGCGCGGCGGCCAGCGGGTCGGTGGGCAGCCCGAGCGCCCGCACCAGGTCGTTGCCACGGCCGCCGGGCAGCGGGGCCAGCGCGGCTCCCCCGTCCAGGCAGCCGAGGGCGAGCAGCCGGTGCAGCCCGTCCCCGCCCAGCGACACGACGACCTGGTCGGCACCGGCCGCGGCGGCCGTGGCGGTGGCGTGGTCCTCGTCGCGGGAGACCACGACCTGCACCGACCAGCCGTGACCGCGCAGCACGTCGGCGACGGGGGCGCTCAGGCGCAGGGCCCGCCCCCGGCCCGCGACGGGGTTGACGACCAGCACGGCGCGGCGCGGGGCGGGGGGATCCTCGGTCATGCCCGCACCCTGCCACACCCCCGCTCACCCGAGCGCCACCCGCGGTGCTGCCCCGCAGGAGCCCGGCCGACCGGGTGCACAGAGGAGCCGGCCGGGCGCGCCGGCACCGGTGCGCGGCCCACGGGCAGCCGGAGGATCGCCACGGCGCAGGGTCGGTCAGGCGCGCAGGTAGCGCAGCAGCGGCAGGACGTCCGTCTCGCCCCGCTCCCCCTCGTCGTCGAGCAGCGCGCGCACCTCCCGCTCGACGGCCGCCGCGTCCACGTCCGTGCCGATGGCGACCAGCCGGGTGCCGGGCTCCTGCCCCCGGGGCCACGGGCCCCGCTCGAAGGCCACCCAGCCGCCCACGGCCTGCACGACCCAGCGCCCGCGGTGGCCCGGGGCGTCGATCCACGTGGTGCCCTTGACACGGCAGACCCCGGTCGGTCGCGCCTCCAGCCACGCCAGGAGCCGGCCCGGGTCCACCGGGCGCGGGTCGTCGACGGCGATCGCGGTCGCGTGCGAGTGCGAGCGGTGCGGGTCGTGGACGTCCGCGAGGACCTCCGCGAAGCTCAGCTGCCCAGCCCGCAGGCCGCGAGCGCCCTTGTCGTACAACAGCTCCGGGTCCACCTGTCCGTGCTCGGCCCGGACGAGGGGAAGCGGTGGCGCCAGCCGGGCGAGGAGCTCCTCGAGCCGGTCCACCTGGTCGGGGGCGACCCGGTCGGTCTTGTGGACGACGCCCAGCGACGCCACCCGCAGGTGGTCGAGAGCCACGGGCGGTTCGTCGTACCGGCCCTCCTCGGCCCAGGCCGCCGTGTCGATCACCTCGACGACGCCACCGAACCGCACGCCGCGCACGCTGCTGCTGATGACCAGGCGGGCGAGCTCGCGCGGCTCGGCCAGCCCGCTCGCCTCGACCACGATCGCGTCCAGGTCGAGCGCGCCCAGACCGCGCAGCGCCCGGTCGAGCTCGCTGGTGTCCGACAGGCAGCACAGGCAGCCGCCCGCGATGGAGCGGGCCGCGTCGACGTGCCCGGCCACGAACAGCGCGTCGACGTTGATCGCACCGAAGTCGTTGATGATCACGCCGATCCGACCGGCGCCGGCACGCAGGAGGTGGTTGAGCAGGGTGGTCTTGCCGCTGCCGAGGCGTCCGGACAGGACGACGACGGGGGTGCGGGTGCGGGTCACCCGGGTCAGGCGGCGGCCAGGGCCCGGCGGCGGAGCAGCAGCGTGGTGAGCGCCGTCGCGCCACCGAGCAGCATCAGCGCGATCCCGGCCCAGGTGAGCAGCGGCACGTGGCTGGGCAGCGGGAGGAACTCCTCGTCGAGGGTCGCGGTCAGCGCGAGCGCGTAGATCCAGGCCACCAGGCCCACCAGGGCGGCGGCCAGGGCGGCCAGGACCACCAGGGTCCGGACGAGGGTGGGGCGAGCGGTCTGCGTCATGGTGACTCCTCGGCGCGACGGACGGGCATGACCGGGATCAGTGAAGCACCTCGACGGCGGCCCGCGCGCACCGGGCCGCCGTCCGGGCTTCGCCCGCGGGCCATCACCCGGCCGCGGCGTCCCCCTGCAGGCGGGCGAGGGTGTGCACCAGGTCCCGCGTGGCCGGGTAGAGCTCGCGGTAGACGTCGTACAGCCGGTCGTAGGTCGCCCGCACCGCGGGATCGGGGCAGACGACCCGGTCGACCTGGGCCCAGGAGGTGCCGACGGGCACCAGCCCCACCCCGGTGGCGGCCAGCAGCGCGTCGCCGTAGCTCGCCCCCACGGTCACCCGAGGCACCTGCTGCTCGATCCCGCAGATGTCGCTCACGACCTGGGTCCACAGCCCGCCCTGGGTGCCGCCGCCGACGGCGACGACCCGGGCCGGTGGCCCGGCGACCTCGGAGAGCACGTCCACGACCTGCCGTATGCCGTAACCGATCCCCTCGTAGCCCGCCCGGAAGAGATGGCCGCGGGTGTGCCGCAGGGTCAGGCCGCTGATCACCCCGCGCGCGTCGGGGTCGTAGTGCGGGCTGCGCTCGCCCGCGAGATAGGGCAGCAGCACCAGCCCGTCGCTGCCGGCGGGCACGGCGCGGGCCTCGTCCACGAGGTCCTCGAAGGAGGGGTCACCCATGAGCGTGCGCAGCCAGGTGGTCAGGCTCCCCGACGTGGACATGCCGGCCGCGAGGGTGTGCGACCCGGGCACGACCCCGGAGGTGGTCCACAGGCGGGCGTCGACGGTCGGGGCGGGCAGCACCTGCACGAGGAACATCGTGGAGCCGTACATGAGCATCAGGTCGCCCGGCCGTCGCACGCCCACGCTGAAGGCCTCCGCCCACGCGTCGACCGTGCCCGCCATGACGGGCAGGCCCTCGGGCAGGCCGGTCGTCGCGGCGGCTGCGGCGGTGACCCGCCCGGCCTCCTCGCCCGGCCACAGCAGCTCGGGCAGCGGCGTCCCGGGCAGCACCTGCTCGGCCCAGTCCCGCGCCCAGTCCTGCCGCGCGACGTCGTACAGGGGATCGCACTGGCTGGCGGTGTGGTGGTCGAGGACCCAGCGACCGGTGAGGTGGGCGACGACGTAGCTGTGGGCGGAGTACCACCGCATGGCCGGGTCATAGGCCGGGACGTGGCGACGCAACCAGGCGAGCTTGGGTCCCACGGCCTGGCTGGACAGGTGCTTGCCGCAGCGGGCGAGGACAGCGTCGGCGCCGAGCTGGGCGGTCTGCTCCTGGATCTCGACCTCGGCGCGGGCGTCGATGCCGTAGAGGATCCCCGGGTGCGCCGGGGTCAGGTCGTCGGTGCAGGCGACGAGCGCCGGACCGAGACCGGACACGCACATCGCGACGAGCTCGTGCCGGCCCAGCTCGGCGAGCCGGTCGGTGAGCCGGCGGGCGATGGTGACCACGCTCCCCCACCAGTCGTCGACGGCGTCCATCTCGGCCCAGCCGGGCCGCGGCAGCCGCATCGCCAGGTCGACGCGCGCGTCCGCGAGGATCTCACCGTCGGCGGTCGCCAGCACGCCCTTGGCGCTGCCGGTCCCGATGTCGATGCCCAGGGTGACCGGGGTGCGGGCGGTCATGCCGCCACCTCCTCGCGGCGCCCGGCGCGCGAGCGCCACCAGCGCCCGAGGCCCGCGCCCCAGGTGTTCCACAGCACCATGACGATCAGCAGCACACCCTGGGCGATGGTCACGACGTGCGGGCTGTCCTGCACCGAGAGCAGGCCGGTGGCGAGCATCTGCAGCGCGAGCACCGAGATGACGACGCCGGCGACGGTCATGTAGCCGCCGTCGGGGTTGACCCCGGCGAGCACCGCCACCACGATCGCGAGCAGGACGTACGACGTGCCGTACTGCGAGTTGGCGCCGCTGGCGCGCGAGCTGATGATCAGACCGGCCACGCCCGCGAGGGTGCCGGACAGCAGGTAGGTCAGCGTGAGGACCCGGCCCCGACGGATCCCGCTGTAGTCCGCCGCCCGCGGGTTGGCTCCCACCAGGCGCATCCGCAGCCCCAGCGTGGTCCGGCCGACGACGACGGCCACGAGCACCGCCATCAGCAGCATGATCTCGAAGATCAGCGGGATCCCCGCGACCGTCGTCAGCGCCACGTCCGTGAAGGACCGCGGCAGGCCCATGAGCACGGTGCCGCCGGACAGGACCAGCGCCATACCGCTGAAGAGCTGCTGGGTGCCGAGCGTGGCGAGGATCGGGGGCACCCCCAGACCCGCCACCAGCGCGGCGTTGACCAGCCCGCACAGCGCCCCGACGGCGAGCGCCGCGAGGACCGCGACGCCGACGGGCCGGCCGCCGAGCATCAGCTGCGCGGCGACGATCGCCGAGACGTTGGAGATGCCGACGACGGACAGGTCGATGCCCGCGGTGAGCATGGCCAGGGACATGGCCAGGCTCAGCAGGGTCAGCTCGGGGGCGGACAGGAAGATGTACTGGAAGTTGGCGCCCGAGAGGAAGACCCCGGGGTTGACCAGGCTGAAGGTCACGAAGATCGCCAGGGTGACCAGGACGAGTCGGGTGAAGCTGGCGCGGGTCCCCATGGCGCGCAGCAGGTCTCGGGGGGACGTCAGGGTCGCCATGTCAGTGGGCGCCTTCCGTGGTGGGCTCGGCGGTCGCGACGGGACCGTGGTCGAGGATCGGGCGGGCGGGACGGGTGCGGGCCGACAGGGCCTGCAGCGTGACGCCGAGGAGCAGGAGCAGCCCGACGACGGCCTGCTGCCAGATGCTGGGGACGCCGAGGGGCACCAGCGAGGTCTGGATCAGCGAGATCAGCACGACGCCGAGGACGGTCCCGCGGACGGTGCCCTTGCCTCCGGTGATCGCAGCCCCGCCGAGGACGACGGCGGCGATGACGTTGAGCTCCTGGCCGATGAAGGTCGTCGGGTCGGCCCGCTCGGCGAGGGTGACGTGCATGATCCCGGCCAGGCCGGCGAGCGCACCGGCCAGGCAGAAGACGAGCACCCTGATCCGCCGGACGGGCACGGCTGCGCGGGCCGCGGCCTCCTCGCCGCCGCCGAGGGCCAGGACGCTGCGTCCGGCGACGGTCCAGCGCAGGAAGGCCCACACGAGCAGCGCCACCAGCAGCACCAGCAGGACGAGCACGTTGAGCCGGGTGGTCCCGCGCACGGCGCCCTTGGCGGTGATCAGGTTGGTGGTCGCCAGCTGCTGGAGCGGCTCGGGGAGGGTGTTGATGATGTCGCCGCCGCCGAGGGCGAACAGCGCCCCGGTGAAGATCGCCGAGGTCGCCAGCGTGGCGATCAGGGTGATGACACGGGCGCCGATGACCACGGCGGCGTTGACCAGCCCGAGGACGACGCCGATGCCGATGGCGACGGCGAAGGGGACGACAGCCATCCCCAGCGACCCCGTCTGCGGGGTCACCCGGCAGGCGACGTACGCCGCGACGATGCCGATGGCGAGGAAGGAGACGTCGATGCCGCCCGCCACCAGGACGAGCAGGACGCCGAGGGCGAAGACGACGTTGACCATCGACGCGCGCAGGATGTTGAAGAGGGTCTCGACGTTGAGGAAGTCGGGGACCTTGACGACGACGGCGGCCAGGATCGCGAGGATCAGGACGACGAGGAGCAGCTCGGAGTTGGCGAGCAGCCGGTGCGACAGGCTCGCGCGCGGGGCTGTCGGGGCGGTGGTGGCGGGGTGGGCCGAGGGGCTGGTCGGCACGGTGGACCTGGTGGCGCTCATGCGGAGATGGCCTTCACGATGGCGGGCTCGCTGAGCGCATCGCCGGCGAGCTCGCCGACGATGCGCCCGCTGCGGACCACGAGGACGCGGTGGCAGGTCGAGACGAGCTCGGGGACGTCGTCGGAGATGACGACCACGCCGAGGCCCTTGAGCGACTGCACCCGCAGGACGGACAGGATGTCGAACTTCGAGCCGACGTCGACACCGACGGTGGGCCCGTTGAGGATGAGGACCTTGGGCTCGCCGAGCAGCCACTTGGCGAGCAGGACCCGCTGGGCGTTGCCGCCGGACAGGCTGCGGACCGGGTCGTCGACCGACCCGACCTTGATCCGCAGGTCGCGCACCGAGTCGTCCACCATCTGGCGCAGGGCGCCCCGCTTGAGCAGGCCGCGGCGGGAGCCCCGGTCCAGGTGCGCGGCGACGAGGTTGTCGGCGATCGGCTGGTCCAGGAAGAGTCCCTGGGTGAGCCGGTCCTCGGGGACGTAGCCGATGCCGGCACGCACGGCGTCGGGCATCGAGCGCACCGGCACCGGGGAGCCGTGCACGAGCACCTCCCCGGTGGGGGCGGGGTTGATCCCGGCGACGGCCTCGGCGATCTCGGTGCGGCCGGAGCCGAGCAGGCCGGACAACCCGACGATCTCCCCCTGGCGCACGGTGAAGGAGATGTCGGCGAACAACGGCTCGTGGGTGAGCCCGCGCACCTCCAGGGCCGGGGGCCCGGTGACCTCGATCGGGGTGGTGCGCTCGCTCTCGGTGGAGCGGCGGCCGGTCATCCGCTCCGCGAGGGAGGCGTGGGTGAGCTCGTCCGGGCGCCCGGTGGACACGACCTGGCCGTTGCGCATCACGCTCACCCGGTCGGAGATCGCGAAGACCTCCTGCATCTTGTGGCTGATGAACGCCAGGGCCACGCCGTCGGCGCGCAGGGTCCGCACCGCGTCGAAGAGCGCGTCGACCTCGCGCCAGGTGAGCGCGGTCGTCGGCTCGTCCATGGCGATGAACCGGGCGCTGTGGGCCAGGGCCCGGGCCACGGCGGTGAGCTGGCGCTCGGCGACCGTGAGCTCGCCGACGGGGGTGCGCAGGTCCAGGTCGATCCCGAGGCGGGCGACGGCGGCCTCCGCCGTCGCCATCACCTCCTTGCGGCGGATCAGGCGGCGGCCCGTGACGAGATGTCCTGGCAGGGCGATGTTCTCGGCGGCCGAGAGGTTGGGGAGCAGGGAGAAGTCCTGATAGATCACCTCCAGGCCCAGGCCGTATGCCGTGCGCGGGGTGAGGTGGTCGTAGGTCCGACCCTCCACCACGACCTGCCCCGACGTCGGGGCGTGGGCGCCGCTGATGACCTTCATCAGCGTGGACTTGCCGCAGCCGTTCTCCCCGGCGAGGCAGTGGACCTCGCCCGGGTAGAAGTCGATCGACGCCCCGCGCAGGGCGTGGACCCCGCCGAAGGACTTGGTGACGTCGCGGGCGGACACGAGGGGCACGACGTCCGGGACGTCCGCCGTGGGGTGGTGCGTGGTGGAGGGCATGGGACCTACTCGTTCGGCAGCGTCGGACGGATCAGAAGGGGAACTTGTCGACGGTGTCCTTGGTCGCCGTCAGCATCGCGTCGGCCGTGAACATCTTGGGGTTGGTGGGCGACTGGGTGAGCTTGGTGTAGCCCTCCACGCCCAGGTCGGTCCCCGTCGCGATCTTCTTGCCGTCGACGAGCAGCTGGCCCGCCTTGAGCATGGCCTTGCCGGCGGCCGAGGGGTCCCAGAAGTAGATCTCGTCGATCGACCCGTCCGTGAGGTACTGCTTGGACTGGGACGGGACGCCCGTGCCGTAGACGCAGGTGTCGTTCTGCAGGCCGGCCTCCCGGATGGCCCGCGCGATGCCGATGACGTCCTCGGAGCTGGCGCCCGCGAAGCCTGTGAGCTTGGGGTTGGCCTGCAGCAGCTGCTTGGTCTTCTGGTAGGCCACGTCCGCGTTGTTGTTGGACTCGACCTCGGTGCCGATGCGGCTCATGCCGGAGAAGGACTTCTTCTGCTCCTCCAGGGCGGCCTTGGACCACTCCATGTGGGTCGCCGCGGTGAGCGAGCCGACGAACTGGACGTACTGCCCCTGGCCCTTCATGCAGCCGCCGAGGCCCTTCATGATCGCCTGGCCGTACTTCGCGTTCTCGAAGGCCTCGATGTCGGCGTCGGGGCTCGAGAGCTCCGGGGCCTCCTGGGTGATCACCTTGACGCCCGCGCCGGTCGCCTGCTTGATGACCGCGTCCAGCGAGCCGGGGTCGGAGGGGATGATCGCGAGCACGGACGGCTTCTTGGCGATCAGGCCCTGGATGATGCCGACCTGCAGCTCGGGGCTGTTGGTCGCGGGTCCGGTCTGGGTCGCGGACTTGCCGGACTCCTTGCCGAACTCCTCGACGCCGGTCTTCATCCGGTCGAACCACGCGATGCCGGTGAGCTTGACGACGTTGACGTAGGCGCCCTGGGCGACGGCGGCGCCACCGCCCGCGGCGCCCGGCGCGCCCCCGGCAGCGCTGCCGGCCGCGGACGCGCCGGTCGAGCCCCCTCCTGCGGGGGCCGAGGTGTTGTTGACCGTGCCGCAGGCGCTGAGGGCGAGGACGCTCAGCCCGGCCGCCATGGTGATCGTGCGACGAGCGCGCATCTGATCCACTCTCCTTCGAGTTACCGGTGGCGACTGCTGCGCACGAGACCACGTCGACTCGTGCACGAATTCGTGCAACGCCTGCTCGGCAGCCTGACCCCGCTCTTCCTGCGGTGTCAACCGTTCTGCACGCATTCACCCGAGAGGGTGCACGAATTCGTGCACGGATGTGGCGGAGATCGCCCTAGGGTGGTGGCGCCCCCTCCCGCACCGCGGACGGCGGGTCCGCGGGGGCGGCATACGATCGGGCCGACAGGCGCGAGGCAGGGAGGTGCGATGGGGCTCACCAGCCGCCAGCAGCTCATCCTGTCCACCCTCGGCGGAGGAACCTACGTCGAGGTCAAGGACCTGGCCTCCCAGCTCGACGTGGACGTCTCCACCATCCGCCGGGACCTGCAGACCCTCACCCGGCAGGGCCTGGTCGAGCGCCTGCACGGCGGGGTGCGTCTGCACCGGGTCTCGGTGCCCCGCGCGGTCCGCGCCCAGGAGTACCTCGCGATCGCCGGGGCGACCCGGCGGATGCTGCGGGGCGGCGAGCGCATCCTGATCGGCGGCGGACCGATCACCGACCAGCTGGTGCCGCTGCTGTACGACGTCCCCTCGCTCACCGTCGTCACCAACGACCTGCGGGCGGCCGACCAGCTCGCCCAGCACCCCACGATCACGGTCCTCGCGGCCGGCGGCGAGCTGCGCGACGCCCCCGGGCGAGCCACCACCTCCGGGCCGGTCACCGCAGCGTATCTCGCCGAGCAGCAGGCGGACTGGTCCTTCGTCGAGGTGGAGGGCATCCACCCCTTCGGCGGGTTCACCACCTCCACGCCGTGGTCGGTCGCCACCGCCCGAGCCATGCTCGCGGCCGGGCAGCGGCGCTGCGTGCTCGCCCTCTCCGCCGCCTTCGGCGTGCGCTGCGTCGGCTTCATCAGCGAGGTCGCCGGAGCCGACCTGATCATCACCGACGAGCAGCTGGACGACTACGACCTTCCGGCCTTCGGCGGCAAGGTGGTGCGCGCCGCCCTCGACCCCGACCACGGCTGGCGCGGCCGACGCTGACGGTGCTCTCGGAGCCCTAGGCTCGGGGCATGGCCGATCTGGTGCTCACCCTGCGAATTCCCCTGCCGCGCGAGATCGTCCGAGAGCGCCTGTGGTGCGCCGACCGGCACACCGAGGAGATCCCCCTCACCACCGTGTCGACCTCCGGGAACGGTCGCCTGGACCAGGTGGGGGCCGAGATCCTCGCCCGCACCGGGTGGTGGCCCCTCGCCGTCGACGACCGGATGCTCGTCCTGGACGTGTCCTGCCCCGAGGACGGTCCGTGGCGCTACCGGATCGTCAAGATCGGCACCGTGATCCGCGGGTCGGTGGACGCCGTCCTCTCCCCTGCCGAGGCGGGCTCCGTCACGGATCTCGTGTGGCGCCAGAGCATCTCGGTGATCGGCATCCCCCATTGGGCGGACCCGCTGACGGCCGCCGTCGCCCGCGTGGCCTACACCCACGCGATCCGCCGGATCTGCCTCCAGCCCGACCGGGCCCTACGGTGAGGCCATGACCTCCGACGAGCTGCGCACCCGCTTCGAGGTGCTCACCGCCGCCCTCGCCCAGCTGCCCGCGACCCCCGCGATCACCTGGCGGGGGTATGACGGCTCCACCCCCTTCGGCACCGAGCTCGCGGCACTGCGCACGGTCGGGCTGACCGCCACCACCCGCGACCTGGCCCTGGCCGTGCAGCCCGGAGCGATCGGCGTCTTCCTCGTCGTGGGCGAGAGCGGTCGCGACCTGACCGCCGTGTCCACGGACCCGCAGGAGCAGGAGGTCGTCTACCTGCCCGGGACCGTCCTCGCGGTCCGTGGACAGCTCGAGGGACCGGGGATGCCGATCATCGTGGTCCACGAGCTGATCCGCGAGGACGACACCTGGCGCGGGCCGGCGCTCGCCGAGACGGACCTGATCGCCCTGGCCCGCGAGGCCGTCCGGGACCTGCGCGCCGGCGCCCCACGACGCTCGCTCCCCGAGAAGTTCTGCGGCGAGATCGCCTGAGCCGCAAGGCATCACCGACCCCGGCAGCGTCGGGGCACGGTGCGGCCGGGTGACGTTCACCCGCCGGACGCAAGCGCGTCGGCCCCTGGTGGACCAGCCCTGCTGGGGTCGAGGCATGGACTCCCTGCCCCCACGCCCGGCGCCCCGCCGCCCCGTCTCCCGTCGCGCCCTGCTCACCGGCGCCGGTGCGCTCACCCTCACCACTGCCGCCTCCCCCGCCGAGGCGGCGACGCCCGCGGTCACGCTCCCGCTGATCGGCCCCGCCACCGGGCCCGACGTCCACGTCATGACCTGCAACGTGCGCTACGACAAGGCCGGCACCCGGCGCACCAGCCCGGACTACTGGCCCCGTCGCGTCCCGGCGCTGCAGGACCTGCTGCGCGCCGAGCAACCCGACCTGCTGGGGACCCAGGAGGCGCTGGACCACCAGCTGCCCGCGATCCGGGACGCGCTGCCCGACACCTACCGGATGCTGGGGAACGGCACCGAGGGCGAGTACTCCGCGATGTTCTACGACGCGGCGCGCTTCACGGTCGGCGAGTGGCGGCAGCGTTGGATCAGCGACACCCCCGACGTCCCGTCGCCGACATACGGCAACACCCTGCCGCGCATCATCGTCTGGGCCACCCTGACGGACACCGCGACCGGCCGGGACCTGCTCTGGCTCAACACCCACCTGGACAACGTGTCGGACGAGTCCCGGCGCCGCGGCGCCGAGATGATGCTGCAGGTCGTCGCCGAGCACCCCGGCCTGCCGGTCGTCGTCACCGGCGACGTCAACTCGGCCGCAGGGGACTCCGTCGCCTGGACCACGCTGGTCACCGAGGGCGGGCTCACCGACGCGTGGTCGGCCGCGCAGCGGCGCCTCACCCCGGCCTACGGCACCTTCACGGACTACCGCGCCCCGCGGGTCGGAGGCGAGCGCATCGACTGGATCCTGGTCGACGGCGCGACGGTCCTCGCGGCTGCCGTCAACACCTGGACCCGCACGGGGCAGGCACCCAGCGACCACGCACCCGTCCAGGCCCTGATCCGCGTGCCGTGACAGAGCTTTCGCGGGCCCGGAGATCCCCAAACCTCCAGGCCCGCGAAAGCGGTCGGCGTGCCGGCGTCAGGTCAGCGCGGCGAGAAGAAGTAGGCCTTGGCGCCCGGGTCGCGCAGCATGATCAGGTTGAGCGACTCGTTGAGCTTGTCCGTGGTGTGGTAGGTCAGGTGCAGCCCCCAGGGCATCACGCCGGTGACGACGGCGCTGTGGCTGATGCGCTTCTGCCCGCCCCACTGGAACTGCACGATGTCGCCCACCCGGGCGTTGGCGGGGTTGCGGTACTCCACGACCCGCTGAGGGTTGGCCCGGAAGAAGTCGGCGAGCTTCTGGGCGTTGATCCAGCTGATGCTGGTGGCAGCGTTGCGCGTGTTGGGGTAGGCGCCCGCCGCGTAGTACCAGGCGCGTCGGTCGCCGGGCTTCATCGCACCCTTGCCGACGTTGGTCCACCCACCGGCGGCGAGCACCTGAGAGACGAAGTTGGTGCAGTCGGCGCCGCCCCACGTCGGGTACTTCTGGTCGTTGTGGAAGAACACGTGCCGCCAGGCGTACGCCGACGCCTTGTCGCGGTTGTAGGGGGCGGTGAGGGTGTTGGCCGCAGGCCGCGCCTTGAGCTTGGCGGTCACCTCCGGCGAGTCGGTCACCCCGGCGAAGGCGCCCTTGCCCTTGACGCTCGGCAGCGGGGTGAGGATGTCGGCAGCCGCGGCACCGGCGTCACGACGCTGCTGGGGGGTGAGCTCCTGCAGGTCCTTGACGCCCTGCACCTGCCACCGGCCGCCGACCAGACGGAAGGTGTAGGACCGCGGAGCCACGTCGGTGGCGTAGTCCTCCAGCCCGATGCCGGCGCCCCGCAGGTGCAGCCGGGTGGAGTCCTTGGTGGTCACCGTGGCCGTGTCACCGGTGCGGTTCACCTTGTCCACCGTGACGAGGACCATGCCCCGGTCGTAGGCACGGGGGGAACCGGCCCGGCGGTGCGTCTCGGCGATCTTGGCCTTCTCGGCGGCCAGGCTCTTGAGCAGCGTGGGGGCGAAACGGTCCTTGGACAGCGGGAGCCCGACGCGCTGGAGCCCGACGGCACCGGCGACGCGCTCCTCCTGGTAACGCGTGACGACCGAGGCGGCCAGGGTCCGGCTCAGGAGCTCACCGTCCAGGGCTGACGCGGCCTGGGACGTGGGCGCAAGGACAGGCACCGCGCAGGCGACGAGCCCACCGGCGAGAGCGAACGAAAGACGACGACGCACGAGATCTCCTGGATCACGAGAGGGATGTGGACGGCTACCAACCCCCGGCAGCGCGCCCGACGGCCCACTCCACAAGTCGGCCGTCAGCCGAATGCTACTGCCAAGTAGACCATCCCGGTGACAGGCCCCTCCAGGCGCCTGACCTGGCGCCCCGCTCCTCGCAGCCTTCTCCCAGCTGTCCTTCGGCGCCGGGCAGAGCGGGAGGACGTCCGAGTCCTCCGGCCAGCGC
Encoded here:
- a CDS encoding endonuclease/exonuclease/phosphatase family protein, with the translated sequence MDSLPPRPAPRRPVSRRALLTGAGALTLTTAASPAEAATPAVTLPLIGPATGPDVHVMTCNVRYDKAGTRRTSPDYWPRRVPALQDLLRAEQPDLLGTQEALDHQLPAIRDALPDTYRMLGNGTEGEYSAMFYDAARFTVGEWRQRWISDTPDVPSPTYGNTLPRIIVWATLTDTATGRDLLWLNTHLDNVSDESRRRGAEMMLQVVAEHPGLPVVVTGDVNSAAGDSVAWTTLVTEGGLTDAWSAAQRRLTPAYGTFTDYRAPRVGGERIDWILVDGATVLAAAVNTWTRTGQAPSDHAPVQALIRVP
- a CDS encoding amidase domain-containing protein; this encodes MRRRLSFALAGGLVACAVPVLAPTSQAASALDGELLSRTLAASVVTRYQEERVAGAVGLQRVGLPLSKDRFAPTLLKSLAAEKAKIAETHRRAGSPRAYDRGMVLVTVDKVNRTGDTATVTTKDSTRLHLRGAGIGLEDYATDVAPRSYTFRLVGGRWQVQGVKDLQELTPQQRRDAGAAAADILTPLPSVKGKGAFAGVTDSPEVTAKLKARPAANTLTAPYNRDKASAYAWRHVFFHNDQKYPTWGGADCTNFVSQVLAAGGWTNVGKGAMKPGDRRAWYYAAGAYPNTRNAATSISWINAQKLADFFRANPQRVVEYRNPANARVGDIVQFQWGGQKRISHSAVVTGVMPWGLHLTYHTTDKLNESLNLIMLRDPGAKAYFFSPR